One window of Mauremys reevesii isolate NIE-2019 linkage group 4, ASM1616193v1, whole genome shotgun sequence genomic DNA carries:
- the ACCS gene encoding 1-aminocyclopropane-1-carboxylate synthase-like protein 1 isoform X2, which produces MCRHPGCEHAAQALRSPPRLARADGLTRAGLSRAGPGPSGSLSGSVVSQQALQGSMMENYHHHFTPSALPFGHSQHPELMEIKCEEVDSDEHCLTPEPPLSMSYQQGSPEEHEMERAFLDRAQNDSPISRVEIPIETSVSPSGFSEPNVASSSRIHSVGPRPGFSTLHRLRKKRKGQRVKDPLDDLLLKTLTSQRAMEERFLQMEERRLQRDMEVEERRIQLEQRRFELEREHEFRMFNVFAQMLSILKQSNSSSSSSAALPRGLDFIQVLSDIAGMGGGGGLQEVRAMQVGRPLSERRTDMYSFCNPGEFQSSPFLSARGNIANLFRGSTEEGYKAYHADKYDEDKNPNGIINFGTSENKLCFDLMSKRLTQSDMNLMEPPLLQYPDWKGHMFLREEVARFLTYYCKAPAPLKAENVIVLNGCGSLFSALATVLCDPREAVLIATPFYGGITQSLFLYGNVKLVYAYLDSKITGTSTRPFQLTVDKLEKALQDARSEGVGVKALILLNPQNPLGDIYSLSELRDYLEFAKRHELHVIVDEIYMLSVFDESATFHSVLGMDRLPDPQRTHVMWGISKDFAVSGIRFGTLYTENQDVANAVASLCYFHGVCGPVQYKVAQLLRDRDWINQVYLRANHARLKAAHTYVTDELKTLGVPFLNRNAGFFVWIDFRKYLRTGTFEEEMLLWRRFLDNKVLLSCGKAFECSEPGWFRIIFADKTHRLQLGMQRIRRVLEEREREILSEDKDQPCQSDQDGKADSTDEVIFVSHHQEPGSTGGSNLGDLIGLLQQQMRSSDWLQKNTAEQFAQEKPEIYDVFSKLVGKQ; this is translated from the exons ATGTGCCGTCACCCCGGATGTGAACATGCCGCCCAGGCTCTCAGGAGCCCGCCCCGCCTGGCTAGAGCGGACGGGCTGACCCGTGCTGGGCTGagccgagccgggccgggcccaAGCGG TTCCTTGAGTGGCAGTGTGGTGTCTCAGCAGGCACTGCAAGGAAGCATGATGGAGAACTACCATCACCACTTCACCCCCTCAGCTCTACCTTTCGGACACTCTCAGCACCCTGAGCTGATGGAAATCAAATGCGAGGAGGTGGACTCTGATGAACACTGCTTGACCCCGGAGCCCCCACTATCCATGTCTTACCAGCAGGGCTCCCCTGAGGAGCATGAGATGGAGAGAGCTTTCTTGGACAGGGCCCAGAATGACTCTCCTATCTCCAGGGTGGaaattcccattgaaaccagtgtTTCACCTTCAG GTTTCAGTGAGCCCAACGTAGCGTCCTCATCCCGGATCCACAGTGTGGGCCCGCGGCCTGGCTTCTCCACTTTGCACCGCCTGCGGAAGAAACGGAAAGGccagcgagtgaaggacccccttGATGACCTCCTACTGAAGACCCTGACATCGCAGCGGGCCATGGAGGAGCGCTTTCTGCAGATGGAGGAGCGGCGTTTGCAGCGGGATATGGAAGTGGAGGAACGGCGGATACAGCTGGAGCAGCGACGTTTTGAACTGGAGCGGGAGCATGAGTTCCGCATGTTCAATGTCTTTGCTCAGATGCTTAGCATCTTAAAGCAGAGCAACAGCAGCTCCTCCTCTTCTGCTGCACTGCCCCGGGGCTTGGATTTCATCCAGGTGCTGTCTGACATCgctgggatgggaggaggagggggcctgCAGGAGGTGAGGGCCATGCAGGTAGGGCGACCACTTTCTGAGAGAAGGACCGACATGTACAGTTTCTGTAACCCTGGCGAGTTCCAGAGCAGCCCCTTCCTCTCTGCTCGAGGAAACATTGCCAATCTCTTTCGTGGCTCGACAGAAGAGGGGTACAAGGCCTATCATGCTGACAAGTACGATGAAGACAAAAATCCCAAT gGGATAATTAATTTTGGTACCAGTGAGAATAAACTCTGCTTTGATCTAATGTCCAAGCGG CTGACGCAGAGTGATATGAACCTCATGGAGCCTCCACTGCTGCAATATCCTGATTGGAAAGGACATATGTT TTTACGGGAGGAAGTGGCTCGATTTTTGACTTATTATTGCAAGGCCCCTGCACCTCTCAAGGCAGAAAAC GTGATTGTGTTGAATGGTTGTGGCTCTCTGTTTTCTGCATTAGCTACAGTTCTCTGTGATCCACGGG AAGCTGTTCTGATTGCTACCCCCTTTTATGGTGGTATCACCCAGAGTCTGTTCCTGTATGGTAACGTCAAGCTGGTCTATGCTTATTTAGACAGCAAG ATCACTGGAACAAGCACTCGGCCCTTCCAGCTCACAGTGGACAAGCTAGAGAAGGCCCTACAGGATGCCCGGTCAGAG ggTGTTGGTGTGAAAGCCTTAATTCTCCTGAACCCCCAAAATCCTTTAGGGGACATCTACTCCCTGTCAGAATTACGGGACTACCTGGAGTTTGCTAAAAG GCATGAATTGCATGTAATAGTAGATGAGATCTACATGCTGTCGGTTTTTGACGAATCAGCCACGTTCCATAGCGTTCTTGGCATGGACAG attgcctgatccacagaggaccCATGTGATGTGGGGAATTAGCAAG GATTTTGCTGTCTCTGGGATTCGTTTTGGCACTTTGTATACAGAGAACCAAGATGTTGCCAATGCAGTGGCCTCCTTGTGTTACTTCCATGGAGTTTGTGGACCTGTCCAATACAAAGTGGCACAGCTGCTCCGAGACAGAG ACTGGATCAATCAAGTATATCTGCGGGCCAACCATGCCCGTCTGAAAGCTGCCCATACCTATGTGACAGATGAGTTGAAGACCCTTGGGGTTCCCTTCCTCAATCGCAATGCCGGCTTCTTTGTTTGGATCGATTTTCGAAAG TACCTTAGGACAGGAACATTTGAGGAGGAGATGCTGCTCTGGAGGCGATTCCTGGATAATAAGGTTCTGCTGTCCTGTGGCAAAGCCTTTGAGTGCAGTGAGCCGGGGTGGTTCCGTATAATTTTTGCTGACAAAACCCACCGACTACAGTTAG GCATGCAGCGGATCCGTAGAGTCCTGGAAGAGAGGGAGCGCGAGATTCTGTCTGAGGACAAGGACCAGCCCTGCCAGTCAGACCAGGACGGCAAAGCAGACAGTACAGATGAGGTCATCTTTGTGTCCCATCACCAGGAGCCTGGTTCTACTGGTGGCTCTAACCTCGGTGACCTCATTGgcctcctgcagcagcagatgcGCTCATCTGACTGGCTGCAGAAGAAcacagcagagcagtttgcacaGGAGAAGCCAGAGATCTATGACGTGTTCAGCAAACTGGTGGGGAAACAGTAG
- the ACCS gene encoding 1-aminocyclopropane-1-carboxylate synthase-like protein 1 isoform X3: MMENYHHHFTPSALPFGHSQHPELMEIKCEEVDSDEHCLTPEPPLSMSYQQGSPEEHEMERAFLDRAQNDSPISRVEIPIETSVSPSGFSEPNVASSSRIHSVGPRPGFSTLHRLRKKRKGQRVKDPLDDLLLKTLTSQRAMEERFLQMEERRLQRDMEVEERRIQLEQRRFELEREHEFRMFNVFAQMLSILKQSNSSSSSSAALPRGLDFIQVLSDIAGMGGGGGLQEVRAMQVGRPLSERRTDMYSFCNPGEFQSSPFLSARGNIANLFRGSTEEGYKAYHADKYDEDKNPNGIINFGTSENKLCFDLMSKRLTQSDMNLMEPPLLQYPDWKGHMFLREEVARFLTYYCKAPAPLKAENVIVLNGCGSLFSALATVLCDPREAVLIATPFYGGITQSLFLYGNVKLVYAYLDSKITGTSTRPFQLTVDKLEKALQDARSEGVGVKALILLNPQNPLGDIYSLSELRDYLEFAKRHELHVIVDEIYMLSVFDESATFHSVLGMDRLPDPQRTHVMWGISKDFAVSGIRFGTLYTENQDVANAVASLCYFHGVCGPVQYKVAQLLRDRDWINQVYLRANHARLKAAHTYVTDELKTLGVPFLNRNAGFFVWIDFRKYLRTGTFEEEMLLWRRFLDNKVLLSCGKAFECSEPGWFRIIFADKTHRLQLGMQRIRRVLEEREREILSEDKDQPCQSDQDGKADSTDEVIFVSHHQEPGSTGGSNLGDLIGLLQQQMRSSDWLQKNTAEQFAQEKPEIYDVFSKLVGKQ; this comes from the exons ATGATGGAGAACTACCATCACCACTTCACCCCCTCAGCTCTACCTTTCGGACACTCTCAGCACCCTGAGCTGATGGAAATCAAATGCGAGGAGGTGGACTCTGATGAACACTGCTTGACCCCGGAGCCCCCACTATCCATGTCTTACCAGCAGGGCTCCCCTGAGGAGCATGAGATGGAGAGAGCTTTCTTGGACAGGGCCCAGAATGACTCTCCTATCTCCAGGGTGGaaattcccattgaaaccagtgtTTCACCTTCAG GTTTCAGTGAGCCCAACGTAGCGTCCTCATCCCGGATCCACAGTGTGGGCCCGCGGCCTGGCTTCTCCACTTTGCACCGCCTGCGGAAGAAACGGAAAGGccagcgagtgaaggacccccttGATGACCTCCTACTGAAGACCCTGACATCGCAGCGGGCCATGGAGGAGCGCTTTCTGCAGATGGAGGAGCGGCGTTTGCAGCGGGATATGGAAGTGGAGGAACGGCGGATACAGCTGGAGCAGCGACGTTTTGAACTGGAGCGGGAGCATGAGTTCCGCATGTTCAATGTCTTTGCTCAGATGCTTAGCATCTTAAAGCAGAGCAACAGCAGCTCCTCCTCTTCTGCTGCACTGCCCCGGGGCTTGGATTTCATCCAGGTGCTGTCTGACATCgctgggatgggaggaggagggggcctgCAGGAGGTGAGGGCCATGCAGGTAGGGCGACCACTTTCTGAGAGAAGGACCGACATGTACAGTTTCTGTAACCCTGGCGAGTTCCAGAGCAGCCCCTTCCTCTCTGCTCGAGGAAACATTGCCAATCTCTTTCGTGGCTCGACAGAAGAGGGGTACAAGGCCTATCATGCTGACAAGTACGATGAAGACAAAAATCCCAAT gGGATAATTAATTTTGGTACCAGTGAGAATAAACTCTGCTTTGATCTAATGTCCAAGCGG CTGACGCAGAGTGATATGAACCTCATGGAGCCTCCACTGCTGCAATATCCTGATTGGAAAGGACATATGTT TTTACGGGAGGAAGTGGCTCGATTTTTGACTTATTATTGCAAGGCCCCTGCACCTCTCAAGGCAGAAAAC GTGATTGTGTTGAATGGTTGTGGCTCTCTGTTTTCTGCATTAGCTACAGTTCTCTGTGATCCACGGG AAGCTGTTCTGATTGCTACCCCCTTTTATGGTGGTATCACCCAGAGTCTGTTCCTGTATGGTAACGTCAAGCTGGTCTATGCTTATTTAGACAGCAAG ATCACTGGAACAAGCACTCGGCCCTTCCAGCTCACAGTGGACAAGCTAGAGAAGGCCCTACAGGATGCCCGGTCAGAG ggTGTTGGTGTGAAAGCCTTAATTCTCCTGAACCCCCAAAATCCTTTAGGGGACATCTACTCCCTGTCAGAATTACGGGACTACCTGGAGTTTGCTAAAAG GCATGAATTGCATGTAATAGTAGATGAGATCTACATGCTGTCGGTTTTTGACGAATCAGCCACGTTCCATAGCGTTCTTGGCATGGACAG attgcctgatccacagaggaccCATGTGATGTGGGGAATTAGCAAG GATTTTGCTGTCTCTGGGATTCGTTTTGGCACTTTGTATACAGAGAACCAAGATGTTGCCAATGCAGTGGCCTCCTTGTGTTACTTCCATGGAGTTTGTGGACCTGTCCAATACAAAGTGGCACAGCTGCTCCGAGACAGAG ACTGGATCAATCAAGTATATCTGCGGGCCAACCATGCCCGTCTGAAAGCTGCCCATACCTATGTGACAGATGAGTTGAAGACCCTTGGGGTTCCCTTCCTCAATCGCAATGCCGGCTTCTTTGTTTGGATCGATTTTCGAAAG TACCTTAGGACAGGAACATTTGAGGAGGAGATGCTGCTCTGGAGGCGATTCCTGGATAATAAGGTTCTGCTGTCCTGTGGCAAAGCCTTTGAGTGCAGTGAGCCGGGGTGGTTCCGTATAATTTTTGCTGACAAAACCCACCGACTACAGTTAG GCATGCAGCGGATCCGTAGAGTCCTGGAAGAGAGGGAGCGCGAGATTCTGTCTGAGGACAAGGACCAGCCCTGCCAGTCAGACCAGGACGGCAAAGCAGACAGTACAGATGAGGTCATCTTTGTGTCCCATCACCAGGAGCCTGGTTCTACTGGTGGCTCTAACCTCGGTGACCTCATTGgcctcctgcagcagcagatgcGCTCATCTGACTGGCTGCAGAAGAAcacagcagagcagtttgcacaGGAGAAGCCAGAGATCTATGACGTGTTCAGCAAACTGGTGGGGAAACAGTAG
- the ACCS gene encoding 1-aminocyclopropane-1-carboxylate synthase-like protein 1 isoform X1, whose protein sequence is MDFRGKKYERGSNWSDPEVVELLQLWADESVQMELESCLRNQHVFNRIAEVLREKGIHRTGDQCREKIKKMKLEYRRIKDNNKTPRGGRTWKFYEVMDRVLTSRPSLSYSSLSGSVVSQQALQGSMMENYHHHFTPSALPFGHSQHPELMEIKCEEVDSDEHCLTPEPPLSMSYQQGSPEEHEMERAFLDRAQNDSPISRVEIPIETSVSPSGFSEPNVASSSRIHSVGPRPGFSTLHRLRKKRKGQRVKDPLDDLLLKTLTSQRAMEERFLQMEERRLQRDMEVEERRIQLEQRRFELEREHEFRMFNVFAQMLSILKQSNSSSSSSAALPRGLDFIQVLSDIAGMGGGGGLQEVRAMQVGRPLSERRTDMYSFCNPGEFQSSPFLSARGNIANLFRGSTEEGYKAYHADKYDEDKNPNGIINFGTSENKLCFDLMSKRLTQSDMNLMEPPLLQYPDWKGHMFLREEVARFLTYYCKAPAPLKAENVIVLNGCGSLFSALATVLCDPREAVLIATPFYGGITQSLFLYGNVKLVYAYLDSKITGTSTRPFQLTVDKLEKALQDARSEGVGVKALILLNPQNPLGDIYSLSELRDYLEFAKRHELHVIVDEIYMLSVFDESATFHSVLGMDRLPDPQRTHVMWGISKDFAVSGIRFGTLYTENQDVANAVASLCYFHGVCGPVQYKVAQLLRDRDWINQVYLRANHARLKAAHTYVTDELKTLGVPFLNRNAGFFVWIDFRKYLRTGTFEEEMLLWRRFLDNKVLLSCGKAFECSEPGWFRIIFADKTHRLQLGMQRIRRVLEEREREILSEDKDQPCQSDQDGKADSTDEVIFVSHHQEPGSTGGSNLGDLIGLLQQQMRSSDWLQKNTAEQFAQEKPEIYDVFSKLVGKQ, encoded by the exons ATGGATTTTCGGGGGAAGAAGTACGAGCGGGGCAGTAATTGGTCAGACCCTGAAGTGGTGGAGCTCCTGCAGCTTTGGGCCGATGAGTCCGTTCAGATGGAGCTGGAGAGCTGCCTGAGAAACCAGCATGTCTTCAACCGAATCGCTGAGGTGTTGAGGGAGAAGGGCATCCACCGGACTGGGGATCAGTGCCGggagaaaataaaaaagatgaaGCTGGAGTACCGTAGGATCAAGGACAACAACAAGACCCCAAGGGGTGGCAGGACTTGGAAATTCTATGAGGTGATGGACCGGGTGCTGACCAGCCGTCCCTCCCTCTCTTACAGTTCCTTGAGTGGCAGTGTGGTGTCTCAGCAGGCACTGCAAGGAAGCATGATGGAGAACTACCATCACCACTTCACCCCCTCAGCTCTACCTTTCGGACACTCTCAGCACCCTGAGCTGATGGAAATCAAATGCGAGGAGGTGGACTCTGATGAACACTGCTTGACCCCGGAGCCCCCACTATCCATGTCTTACCAGCAGGGCTCCCCTGAGGAGCATGAGATGGAGAGAGCTTTCTTGGACAGGGCCCAGAATGACTCTCCTATCTCCAGGGTGGaaattcccattgaaaccagtgtTTCACCTTCAG GTTTCAGTGAGCCCAACGTAGCGTCCTCATCCCGGATCCACAGTGTGGGCCCGCGGCCTGGCTTCTCCACTTTGCACCGCCTGCGGAAGAAACGGAAAGGccagcgagtgaaggacccccttGATGACCTCCTACTGAAGACCCTGACATCGCAGCGGGCCATGGAGGAGCGCTTTCTGCAGATGGAGGAGCGGCGTTTGCAGCGGGATATGGAAGTGGAGGAACGGCGGATACAGCTGGAGCAGCGACGTTTTGAACTGGAGCGGGAGCATGAGTTCCGCATGTTCAATGTCTTTGCTCAGATGCTTAGCATCTTAAAGCAGAGCAACAGCAGCTCCTCCTCTTCTGCTGCACTGCCCCGGGGCTTGGATTTCATCCAGGTGCTGTCTGACATCgctgggatgggaggaggagggggcctgCAGGAGGTGAGGGCCATGCAGGTAGGGCGACCACTTTCTGAGAGAAGGACCGACATGTACAGTTTCTGTAACCCTGGCGAGTTCCAGAGCAGCCCCTTCCTCTCTGCTCGAGGAAACATTGCCAATCTCTTTCGTGGCTCGACAGAAGAGGGGTACAAGGCCTATCATGCTGACAAGTACGATGAAGACAAAAATCCCAAT gGGATAATTAATTTTGGTACCAGTGAGAATAAACTCTGCTTTGATCTAATGTCCAAGCGG CTGACGCAGAGTGATATGAACCTCATGGAGCCTCCACTGCTGCAATATCCTGATTGGAAAGGACATATGTT TTTACGGGAGGAAGTGGCTCGATTTTTGACTTATTATTGCAAGGCCCCTGCACCTCTCAAGGCAGAAAAC GTGATTGTGTTGAATGGTTGTGGCTCTCTGTTTTCTGCATTAGCTACAGTTCTCTGTGATCCACGGG AAGCTGTTCTGATTGCTACCCCCTTTTATGGTGGTATCACCCAGAGTCTGTTCCTGTATGGTAACGTCAAGCTGGTCTATGCTTATTTAGACAGCAAG ATCACTGGAACAAGCACTCGGCCCTTCCAGCTCACAGTGGACAAGCTAGAGAAGGCCCTACAGGATGCCCGGTCAGAG ggTGTTGGTGTGAAAGCCTTAATTCTCCTGAACCCCCAAAATCCTTTAGGGGACATCTACTCCCTGTCAGAATTACGGGACTACCTGGAGTTTGCTAAAAG GCATGAATTGCATGTAATAGTAGATGAGATCTACATGCTGTCGGTTTTTGACGAATCAGCCACGTTCCATAGCGTTCTTGGCATGGACAG attgcctgatccacagaggaccCATGTGATGTGGGGAATTAGCAAG GATTTTGCTGTCTCTGGGATTCGTTTTGGCACTTTGTATACAGAGAACCAAGATGTTGCCAATGCAGTGGCCTCCTTGTGTTACTTCCATGGAGTTTGTGGACCTGTCCAATACAAAGTGGCACAGCTGCTCCGAGACAGAG ACTGGATCAATCAAGTATATCTGCGGGCCAACCATGCCCGTCTGAAAGCTGCCCATACCTATGTGACAGATGAGTTGAAGACCCTTGGGGTTCCCTTCCTCAATCGCAATGCCGGCTTCTTTGTTTGGATCGATTTTCGAAAG TACCTTAGGACAGGAACATTTGAGGAGGAGATGCTGCTCTGGAGGCGATTCCTGGATAATAAGGTTCTGCTGTCCTGTGGCAAAGCCTTTGAGTGCAGTGAGCCGGGGTGGTTCCGTATAATTTTTGCTGACAAAACCCACCGACTACAGTTAG GCATGCAGCGGATCCGTAGAGTCCTGGAAGAGAGGGAGCGCGAGATTCTGTCTGAGGACAAGGACCAGCCCTGCCAGTCAGACCAGGACGGCAAAGCAGACAGTACAGATGAGGTCATCTTTGTGTCCCATCACCAGGAGCCTGGTTCTACTGGTGGCTCTAACCTCGGTGACCTCATTGgcctcctgcagcagcagatgcGCTCATCTGACTGGCTGCAGAAGAAcacagcagagcagtttgcacaGGAGAAGCCAGAGATCTATGACGTGTTCAGCAAACTGGTGGGGAAACAGTAG
- the ACCS gene encoding 1-aminocyclopropane-1-carboxylate synthase-like protein 1 isoform X4, whose amino-acid sequence MEERFLQMEERRLQRDMEVEERRIQLEQRRFELEREHEFRMFNVFAQMLSILKQSNSSSSSSAALPRGLDFIQVLSDIAGMGGGGGLQEVRAMQVGRPLSERRTDMYSFCNPGEFQSSPFLSARGNIANLFRGSTEEGYKAYHADKYDEDKNPNGIINFGTSENKLCFDLMSKRLTQSDMNLMEPPLLQYPDWKGHMFLREEVARFLTYYCKAPAPLKAENVIVLNGCGSLFSALATVLCDPREAVLIATPFYGGITQSLFLYGNVKLVYAYLDSKITGTSTRPFQLTVDKLEKALQDARSEGVGVKALILLNPQNPLGDIYSLSELRDYLEFAKRHELHVIVDEIYMLSVFDESATFHSVLGMDRLPDPQRTHVMWGISKDFAVSGIRFGTLYTENQDVANAVASLCYFHGVCGPVQYKVAQLLRDRDWINQVYLRANHARLKAAHTYVTDELKTLGVPFLNRNAGFFVWIDFRKYLRTGTFEEEMLLWRRFLDNKVLLSCGKAFECSEPGWFRIIFADKTHRLQLGMQRIRRVLEEREREILSEDKDQPCQSDQDGKADSTDEVIFVSHHQEPGSTGGSNLGDLIGLLQQQMRSSDWLQKNTAEQFAQEKPEIYDVFSKLVGKQ is encoded by the exons ATGGAGGAGCGCTTTCTGCAGATGGAGGAGCGGCGTTTGCAGCGGGATATGGAAGTGGAGGAACGGCGGATACAGCTGGAGCAGCGACGTTTTGAACTGGAGCGGGAGCATGAGTTCCGCATGTTCAATGTCTTTGCTCAGATGCTTAGCATCTTAAAGCAGAGCAACAGCAGCTCCTCCTCTTCTGCTGCACTGCCCCGGGGCTTGGATTTCATCCAGGTGCTGTCTGACATCgctgggatgggaggaggagggggcctgCAGGAGGTGAGGGCCATGCAGGTAGGGCGACCACTTTCTGAGAGAAGGACCGACATGTACAGTTTCTGTAACCCTGGCGAGTTCCAGAGCAGCCCCTTCCTCTCTGCTCGAGGAAACATTGCCAATCTCTTTCGTGGCTCGACAGAAGAGGGGTACAAGGCCTATCATGCTGACAAGTACGATGAAGACAAAAATCCCAAT gGGATAATTAATTTTGGTACCAGTGAGAATAAACTCTGCTTTGATCTAATGTCCAAGCGG CTGACGCAGAGTGATATGAACCTCATGGAGCCTCCACTGCTGCAATATCCTGATTGGAAAGGACATATGTT TTTACGGGAGGAAGTGGCTCGATTTTTGACTTATTATTGCAAGGCCCCTGCACCTCTCAAGGCAGAAAAC GTGATTGTGTTGAATGGTTGTGGCTCTCTGTTTTCTGCATTAGCTACAGTTCTCTGTGATCCACGGG AAGCTGTTCTGATTGCTACCCCCTTTTATGGTGGTATCACCCAGAGTCTGTTCCTGTATGGTAACGTCAAGCTGGTCTATGCTTATTTAGACAGCAAG ATCACTGGAACAAGCACTCGGCCCTTCCAGCTCACAGTGGACAAGCTAGAGAAGGCCCTACAGGATGCCCGGTCAGAG ggTGTTGGTGTGAAAGCCTTAATTCTCCTGAACCCCCAAAATCCTTTAGGGGACATCTACTCCCTGTCAGAATTACGGGACTACCTGGAGTTTGCTAAAAG GCATGAATTGCATGTAATAGTAGATGAGATCTACATGCTGTCGGTTTTTGACGAATCAGCCACGTTCCATAGCGTTCTTGGCATGGACAG attgcctgatccacagaggaccCATGTGATGTGGGGAATTAGCAAG GATTTTGCTGTCTCTGGGATTCGTTTTGGCACTTTGTATACAGAGAACCAAGATGTTGCCAATGCAGTGGCCTCCTTGTGTTACTTCCATGGAGTTTGTGGACCTGTCCAATACAAAGTGGCACAGCTGCTCCGAGACAGAG ACTGGATCAATCAAGTATATCTGCGGGCCAACCATGCCCGTCTGAAAGCTGCCCATACCTATGTGACAGATGAGTTGAAGACCCTTGGGGTTCCCTTCCTCAATCGCAATGCCGGCTTCTTTGTTTGGATCGATTTTCGAAAG TACCTTAGGACAGGAACATTTGAGGAGGAGATGCTGCTCTGGAGGCGATTCCTGGATAATAAGGTTCTGCTGTCCTGTGGCAAAGCCTTTGAGTGCAGTGAGCCGGGGTGGTTCCGTATAATTTTTGCTGACAAAACCCACCGACTACAGTTAG GCATGCAGCGGATCCGTAGAGTCCTGGAAGAGAGGGAGCGCGAGATTCTGTCTGAGGACAAGGACCAGCCCTGCCAGTCAGACCAGGACGGCAAAGCAGACAGTACAGATGAGGTCATCTTTGTGTCCCATCACCAGGAGCCTGGTTCTACTGGTGGCTCTAACCTCGGTGACCTCATTGgcctcctgcagcagcagatgcGCTCATCTGACTGGCTGCAGAAGAAcacagcagagcagtttgcacaGGAGAAGCCAGAGATCTATGACGTGTTCAGCAAACTGGTGGGGAAACAGTAG